DNA sequence from the Malus sylvestris chromosome 10, drMalSylv7.2, whole genome shotgun sequence genome:
CAAATAGTTTTACATCCTTGGCTAAAGGCAACTATCCTAGAATGGCTAACTATGCGTCAGCATCTTCAACTTAACATTTACTTTCTTGACCTCTTCAATCTTCTGGTGAAGTTGGTTGGGTTGCTCCTTCAACCTCTCAATGTCAAAAAACACCCATGTAATCCTTGCCTCCATAGCAGAGCCTTCGTCCACAAGTCCTACTGAAGTCTTTGACATTGATCCTAAAACTGACAAGGTCGTAGTAGTTGATCCCGAAGCATACATTTATGATGATGAAGTGATCAAGAAAGTAGAAGCTATAGGGAAGTCTGGGCTTGTGGATATCAGTGCAAGGGAAGATAGTTTTGTATTCACAAATGGAATCTACTGGTGCAATTAAAGTTGTTTGGCTACTCCTCAACACCATAGAAGTCCTGAAACAGCCTTTCTGAGGAGATTGTAAAGACCAAAGCCCAGTTGTGAATAACATCTACGACCTTGCTTGAGGACCTTAGCCTGAAGACTTGCATCATGTCAAGAATGGTAGGAGAAGTCCATGCAGGCCCCAAGGAGTGTACTCCTCCCTCTTCGAGGAAAAAAGAAGTCTACAGGCCTACCCGAGGGCGATGAAGGTCATTGAGTAAGCGGCGCATAGTGGAAATGCCTTCACCAGTTTCACAGGGAGATTGAGTTTGAAACACCCCAACcccctttttatattttaaaatttgtttagtccttaattggtgagcccatGGGGCCcaccttattttattttatttttgtgtgtgtgttttcccggtctctctctctctcttttcttttctccatcTCTCCCGTGCTCATTCTCagcactctctccttctccccgtgAACCAAAACCACACACCCATAACCCATATCCTAAAATCATCAAATCACAATTTCAACACCACCATCGTCTTTATCTCGTCGTTACGAACTCAACCATAGTATTAGCATCTTGAAAGTCGAACCACGAAGCCCCGTACACGAGCTCCGGCGAGTACCGCCCCTTTCGAGGCCATTTCCAGCCAAACCACGATGAGTTGGCCAGCGtgtaaggtatcaatctctttgtctccttgagtactacaactttcctttttattttactcaatttcgttgagtattgaagaagttatacgcatttgaatcttacctagTTTCTGGCGAGTCCGAcaactttcgaggcatttttcggccaaaccacggcgagttagacgtcgtgtgaggtaccattctcttcttctcttcgagggctacaacttttgtttttgtctcgcttgatttcgttgaatagtgacaaagttatggccgtttaaaatggggtggttttccggccgaatttccggccttcttcttccttggcaACAGGCCATCCGGCCTTTCCCTTCCCCTTGGGCCTTAAGCCCGTTAAACCCCAGCCCCccttagtttttaaattttgttcttttgtttttaaaacCCAAATACCTAAAGGCCTTGGGCCCGTGTACTAAACCCCATAGCCCAGCccgtttttgttttatttaattatttatttttagcagCCCAAAGGGCCTTGGGCCGGATTTAAATGaaagggcttaaagccctgTCCTTTTTATGAGGCCTTAGGGCctttgtggtgtgtgtgtgtgtgtgtgtgtgtgtgagtttgtgtgtgtgtgtttaagtgtgtgtgcgtgtatgtatatgcatgccatgcatgcatgtgcatgccgtgcatgtgtgtgtgtgtaagtgtaagtgtgtgttgtgtgtggtTTGGGCCACCCCTTTTCACCCTAAtacccttttaacccaaaaccttagaaaacccaaaacccaatagatcctaatcctatttaacctaaacctaaaccctaatccggatttcaagcctaaaacccgtttgacctaatttgaccgttgatccccggtcaacgttgactttagggttgacttttcgggttttcgtccgggacccttcttagggtaaaacgacgttctgaatccgtttccaatgtccgttttcccaaattcaattgctattatatagttttattaattgtaccATTTAATGtgcttagaccatctccaaccctgggctaaaagccaaattaccccccaaattacccccccaaacactctccaacccatgctaaaattttaggctaaatgccaaatgctatttctgggccaaataccccccagctttccccccgggctaaatgcgaaatgtttatcggaatttaaatttttttagattaaaatgttcataaaattaatttacaataatctacatatttattttttttttaaatgatttaagaaaaaaatttaggctaatttcattctttaataattccgggctaaaattttaggatagaagggttggagcagaaaagatgtttctgggctaaaagctaaattttccgggctaaaaaatttggcttttagcccaagggttggagatggtcttaggggcaattattgtgacgtttccgtcttcgctagtagcgcagcttttggcaactaagtactgtgagtggaccccttctaaaattacatgattttatagtttaattgcataaatgattagcatgcctacgaatttatgaagtgatttatgtgaagcctgttgatttaatatattgattatcgtctcgtgttttggtgaggaattatttgttagcctatattgagctatattttaatatatatcgtattttttattaaaaaccatgaactggtagactatctgataaatgacgataggatgctagaacatgttttgaacccctctttatagtgtaGACGATGATCGGTAACCTACGCTATGAAGTGGTATTTACGAGAGGCGTAAcattttgtgcgtacctagtagacactatgccgcctggggcgaggatctggtgttggcatttaggccgggagaaataatccctagctacgggctgagggacatgaagaggcattgggccgggtggtcgttatctctggctacgggcgcagagactgaggtgcaggcactgggccgggagttatatttattcagtgatctttctagcaACACACCGCGTTTATGAGACGATTTATGAGAcgtttactgttttgatttctGCGATGAGATTCCGCAATAtggcttttgagatattttggcatgctaggatttttattaaatccatcacttattatgctagtagttttcatttatataaactgtgggggttagtatcttgataactgttttattattattatatataaacttggtccactcacctttgttttgcgcccccattcaggacttagaattaAGGCACCTAATCCCGGCGTGGAGGCACTTTCGCAGCAGCATCTTCGgatcctctcgatgtaggacccactcctttattcattaaattttatcttaattctttttagtgattaggtttagttgtatgctctgagcaCGTTCCTAAAACTTTTAACTCATtgtatttcaaatttctaacccttatttatttcttattcttagcttttgtatcaattaatggctttcgtcaccctcgggtgtcggccagtacgtgtcgatcctggtattcggggaatatcagggtcggggcgtgtcagagTTCGAGCCACTTTGGGTGTCATTGAGGGAGTTTGAGAGGAAGATGAGAAGAAAATCAGAATTAGGGGACAATAGCTGAAGAACAAGGAAAGTTTCTGAATTTTTGGGAATTCTAGGAATTCGAAAGTTTGAAGTTGCTAAGGTATTTTGCCAAGGGGTTTAGGTGAGGATTATATAGTAAGTGGCCAATTAATGATGGAATTTATGGGTTAGTGCAAAGGTCTTAGTTAACAAACGGTTACTTTAAATGGTGCAAATCCTGAGTGAAGGTGTGCGACGACTATTTAATCATTATTAGCACCTGGGATTGCAACATCAACAATGATTAAatggggcactgtttggattaatatttgaacattgggcTGCAAGTGTGTGGAAACCCAAAGATGCCAATTAAAAGAAGACTTGCCCGAAGCCCAACATCAAGCCCAGAGACAAATTGGTACATTCTCATTAATGCATAGACCATGTGTCTATGATTTAAATGTCAAGTGATGGAGACTAACTCACAGTCAGCCAAAAAGTACTTTTCagtggcaatacaagtaaaaaagatgatgagtcactacccttcaatTGCTTTCAGGCAAGAGCAAAGCTACAACAGTCGGGCTAAAACACttataaaaggaaaaagaggGCCCAAAGACAagaacactcaaccaatcaaacaaataaacatacaaactctgctctcaagccagatttgcatccaaaagttGTAATCAGCCCAGATCTCAGTCATTTTCAGGATATTTCCCTACAAAAGCTATCTTTTGTCTTGTTTAGAAGCTCTGCTATCACCCCTAGtggcgtagtatcgattccGTTATGTAAACtagtttaccatccatccctttttaTGTAAACTCAAAGAGAAGTGATTGCAAGAAGTTCAAACCTTaccagacaaggtgaaatcttgcccaaaACTCTTTGTTTATTCTCTGAATTTGTAGATCTATTACTTAATGCATTCTCCAGTATATATTCAAGTCATATCCGCATGTTTTCCTACTTTAAAAGTCTTATTCATATCTGGATCTGGTCAGTTTAATGGATATGCTTTCATTTAAAACCAATCAAGAATCAAACAAATGACTTAAGGGATATAGACTCCCCTCATTTgaacatacaagactatgaatTGAAAGTCCATGTTcgcaaggcaagaaaaataacttaatgtggacttaatccatccacgacaatcctttgataacaagaagtctgaGTAACTTGGGGCTCAAGTAATCGACTGAAACATACTTGTTCTACATTTGTTATACTAAGATAGCAGTAGCACACCTAGcacttggttagttttgattgcgagcctcaagtcCTAAACCTAAGACCCCACAAAGGTacatttcagaactaactttgtaCTCTTCTTGTAGCATATCAACAAGCAAGAGTCtgactacacatccaaagtgccaatcctTTGGGGAGCTGTGCTGAGGACCGAGGATCCCTCTCCGAAGAAATCTTCGCCCGAATAATACCGTTAATACTTTTAGCATAGTCATCTAATTGGTCGACAGGCTCGAACAAGGTACATgaggttttggatttgtcttcCTCTGGTTGGTCAGCCCCAGCAAAAATCCCCATGCCAGTATACGAACTTACAAAGGGTGCAGCAAGCTTACCCAGTATTTATCGTTGTCACAGCTTCTAATGTGGACGAGCCCCTCGTTCCCACCACTCTGCTTTCTCCACTTCAAACTTTGTGAAGTCACTCCACGCCTCATCTCCAATGACTTTCAAAATCCCTGCTGCCACGTTCTCATTTTCTTCATGTATGATGTAATGTAGCACAAATATTTGTTGTTGTGGCTTGATTTCAGCACATCAAACCTCGGCAGAGTTGGCATTTTAATTCTCTCTTTCTAGTTTCTATCTCATTCGTTCTCAAACAAGtcaattcaatttttctttgtaCAAGATGTATTCTATGTTTAACGTACTTTACTAGCACACAACAGAAGAATAATGAGGATTCATAAACAGCAAATGAAACAAACCTTTCCAAAACTAGAAAAAGCTCCCaaatcaaaaactcaaaacatttTCCGTGACAAATGACAATGCAAGCCCTTCATTAGATTGTGGTAAATTTCTCTAAGCATCAGACCTTTACAGGTTTTGAATAATGATGCAATCAAACTGTGATGACAAATTTTTTAGTCATACAGATAAAATCAGTCAATCTATGCTAATCAAAGTACACATCAACTCGTATAACCTTCATATACTTTGGCAGCAATCATCTCCTGGAGAGCAGACCAAGTTCCTGAAACCGCAAGAACAACTCCCAACACCAAAATGCTCACATCAGAGCAACATTGCCCCTACCCCATCTCACTCTTGAACACGATCAGATGAAACAGAGTTGGCACCACAAACCCTAATGCACAGCACACACCACtcctgtcacatcccgacccgaggtggatcacttcccgggcccgctccaccaccgtagcacgatattgtccgctttaggctcCGACtacgcccttacggttttgtttctgggaactcacgagcaacttcccagtggatcacccatcctgggagtgctctaacccccttctcgcttaacttcggagttcctacggaactcgaagccagtgagctcccaaaagacctcgtgctaggtagggataggaatatacatttaaggatcactcccctggacgatgtgggatcttacaactCCTCACCAACGACATGAAATCCGCGAAATTGTGGACCAACAGTGCCACCAAGATCACTGCCAAAACCAGCACCCATCTCATCCACAAGCAATACCTCCCTCCCCAAAACCGCCTTTCGACAATCTCATACACCGGGTTCATCATAATAGGCAATGTGAAGAACAGATTCACCACAAGGCCAAGCTTCACCAGGGTACTAATCAATCCTGCACCGTAATTAGCCGTGATCATATCCTTGGTTTGGTCCCCAAATGCAAAATAACCAAGAGCTCCAAAGCTTCCATACATCAGAGAAATGAATGTCATTGTCCAAGCCAGAACCTTCCCAAACTTGTCCTTGTCTTTCGCCTCGGACTCCAATGGCAGAACCATCCCAACCCCTTCGAATGAGTACACCGCCACGCCTAGTCCATAAAAGAACAAATGGGTCAGTATTGCAATCGAATTCAACCCCCAATTAGAACGGAAAACACCCCCAAATGTAGAAGCTTTTGGGTGCCAATCCCAAAATCTGGGGTGTCAAATCGGATTAAGCCCcctaaattaccaaaatacACCCTTCCCCCTTAAATTGTAATTTTACAATTAAGCCCTCGAGGCTTcgattcaaatttgtttttgacgTTATATACACACACGTACATGAATATGATTAGGGAAACTCAAGAAAGTATAAGAAATTGAATTTCGAGGCTCAAAAATTAATTAGGACACCCACTCAGgggcaaaatagtcatttcacATGTTtcgaaaataaaatacaatattttaAGGAACAGTATTTTGCCGTTGTACAAGGATGGCTGACTGAACCATCACTTgttgaatttgaaaatttgcttGCCAATCAAGAAGCTATGACTAAACAAATGGGATGAGTTTCGTCTAAAGGTGAGGAGGAAGCACTCTacatcaaaaaaaaataaaggcagCTTCAAACAGCATGTCGATGGTGGATCTAAAAGAAATGTTGACAAGGCGAAAAGTCATCAAGGAGAAGGAAGTTCTTGGCCAGGGGGAGCTCCAAAGTATCACGGCAACCGTGGTCATTTCATGTTGCTCGTGTGATTTCAATTTTACAGCAATAATTTGTGATTTCAACTTAATTTAGTGCTTGACGTTGGCCTCAAATCAAAACAATCGGTAATATTAATTAGCAGCATGCAAATGTGGAGGCTGCAACAAGATTATGGAACGGATATTGATCTTTTGAATGAAGCCGTACGTTCAACTTCAAGCTGAAACCCATCTCTTTACATCCAGTGCCACTTTGTAAAATAAACTTcagtaaaaagaaaagaagcatACCTTACACATGGGTTGGTTGTAGTACAGAACAATCAACGATTGCCAATGTCATCATCCACTTCCACTCGCTTCACTCTCATCACTTCGAATGGCTTCTCCCCCATCACTTCCACTCGCCTCAGACTCATCTTGTCGCATATCAGCTACTACTTCAGGCTCCTTCGAAATGACATCTCATTTTAACTTCTCAGCATCGTCGGCATACAACAGGCAGATCCCACATTTTTCCACTTTCACATAGGACAGGAGTTGGTCTGGACAATTCCGTGGGCAAGAGAAGTGGACAGAGGCCTCGGTGACGAGTTTGTAAAAGTCATTGGAGAGTTTTGCTTCCTTATCAAGTTTGAAGGCGTTATACCACACATACATGTGATATGGATTGAAAATGTAGTCATGCCGTTCTCCATATCCACACGGGAAAATGAAATGACGACTGATTTCCTGGCTTTCACCGTCATTATTTTTTAAAGTGAATTTAACTCCCAACCTCAAAAGCGGATATTGGCCATATGCGACAACAACAGAGAAAGCAAAACCCAAGAACCCTGCACGAAACCAATCTGGAGGAAGCTCTATGTTTACCGAAGATCCCCCATTTTGATAGCTGAACCAAACTGGAATTTGCCTTCCCGGGCATACAATGGTAACCAAAGGCCGCCGATAAGGGTACTTTTCCTATAACATTGGTGGACATCGTATTATTTATATGATAAGAAAATAGAAGCTCCTCCAGGTCTAATTTGTTAGAGAGCAAAGATACATTTGTATTCAATTTAATCACAAGAGTGAGAAAAacagggggagagagagagagacatacATTATCCTCTTCTATAAACATGGACGATGCAGTTGCCACTCGCAAAATTCTGAGCTGTGCATCAGCCATTATGTTGCTCTTTGCATTCCGATCCAATGCTCGGCAATTAGAAAATTTAAGCACCCCAGGAAAAAGTTCATATTTGTCCCAACATTGTACGAGTGCAGCCCTTGAACTTAACACTGTCTTCAGGGATGTGCAGCCATCTGCTTCAAGACAACATATCACCGGGAGCTCTGGTAACGATTCAAGTCTATTGCACATGATTAAGCACAGGCGAGACAGCTGAGAAGCTTGTTTTATGCTTGCGGGTATGTTCTTAATTTTGGTTCCACTTAAATCTAAATCACGTAATGAGGTTAAGCAAATGAGACCAGAAGGGATTTCGGATATACCGCTGTAACTGAGGTCTAGTACTTCCAAAGAAAGCAAACTGACTAAGACAGTAGCAGGAAGCAAAGTTTCAAGTTTCCAacaggaaaagaagctgagagTTCTGAGTTTGGTTAAACTGTAGATGCTGTTTGGGAAAAACTCAAAGTTCTTGCACAGACGAAGATCTAGTGTTTCAAGCCCAATTAGACATTTGATTGATGATGGAAGCTCTTTAACCAATGTCCCTTCTAAACAAAGAAACTCCAGATCTTGCATTAGCTCCAATATTTCAGGAAATTCGTAAAATGCAGAGCAGCCAGTGAGATCAAGTCCCTCAAGAGATTTCAACTTGCAAATGCTCGTTGGAAGGCATATAAGCTTTTCACAACCTTTCAGTCGAAGTTTTTTCAGAACATAGAGAAACTCAATTGATGAGTGTAGTTCTTTAATCGATGTTCCTTCTAAACTGAGAAACTCCAGTTGTTCCATAGGCTCCACGATTTCTGGGAAGTTATTGAATTTAGAGCAACCAGTGAGATCAAGTTCCTTAAGAGATTTCAGCGTACAAATGCCGGTCGGGAGAGTCACGAGCATTTTGCAATCTTTCAGTTGAATTGTGGTGAGACTAAAGAGGTGCTCCAGTGATGATACAGGCAATACTTCTATTGTTGTTCCAGTCAAATCTAATACACTTATATCCCTGGGAAGCTCCGAAAACTCACCAAGAGAGAAACAGTGCTTTAGATTAAAAGTACCAGAGACTTTCAGCTTACATCTGCAGCTTGGAAGTTTCTTAAGCTTTCTACAATATCCAATGTTAAGCCTAGATATTTTTTCATTAGACCAAACTGATGAAGGCAATTCCGTTATACCAGTGCCTGTTAAACTTAAGAATTCAATATTGCCTGGCATCTCAGGAAGATGTTCGAGACGCATGCAACATCCAAGATTAAGATAAGTAAGCTTGTCAAGGTATTCAAAATACGAAGGTATTTTAACCAAACTTTCACAGTCAAGAAGATTTATATGCTCAAGTTTTGGACTCCGAGAGAGATTTGGCACTTCAGTTAGATCTTCGGAATAACAAAGATTGATCACTTTTAAGTTCATCAGATTCTGTAGAAAAAGTTGAAGAGAAATAGCAAGAATTAATAACTAATTATCGTGACTTTCTACACAACATTTATACATGAActaaaataagaataaataCCTTGTCGTCTTTCCAAAGCTGTTGAACATGGCTGTTGGGCATATGAAGCTCAACAAGATTTTCCGGAGAAAACTTTAACGGCAAAGATTTCAAAGGATATCCACGCCAGTAAAGATAACGAAGAGAATTTGGAAGATGTAGAGAAACCTTTAATTTGCAGGAGTTGCCAGTCTTAGAAAAATCCACACTTAGCAATATTAGCTTAGACATCGATCTGAAATCTGCATCGTTCAATTCTAGCTCTTCAAACTCAGATCCGTTAAAGAATATGGCTTGAACCGATGCTGTTCCCTGacaatcaagaacaaagtaaaaatGTGAATACAACATATATCCAACAAAACTTAATTGAAACTGCATTCATAGGAATCCTACTTGTTCATCAAAAGTTtgctggtttttttttcttcttaggaAAGTGAATGCATTTGACTCTTACCGTGTTATTTCTCAATACATGATACACATCCTCAGCACTAAACAACCTACTGCGTTTTCCAGGCTCTTCAATACATTGCTCCAAAACAATTGCCCTGCCCATTTCTTGAAGTAAATCATGCATCTCTATTTTTCTCCATGTTGAAACAATTGATATGAGAGACATGTCGATGAGAACCCTAGTTCCGGATGCTATAGAGAACCCACGAatatcaaacattttttttacatCATCCATACGCTTTCCTTTATGAAAACATGCTATATCCAGAAatatctccttctcatttttttcTAATTCATCATAACTTCGTCTCAACACTTTATGGATTTTTTCACTTGgaaattgtttcaattttttcaattcgTCTTCCCACTCTTCTTTGCTCTTGCCATGAAATGAGGACCCCATCGTTTTAAGAGCTAACGGATTGCCTCCAGCATAATCCACCACCATCAGTGATAACTTTGTATAATCTGTTGTAGGAGTGCTATTCTTGAAAGCATTCAAATGAAAGAGCTGAAGAGCTTCATCCGGTTTCAATCCCTCAATCTCATAGATCTTGTCGTCTTCAACAGTTTGCTTAAGTGTGTTCCTATCTCTACTTGTTATAATGATTCTACTTCCAGTGCCATACCGAAGATGATCGCCAGCTAGATGCTCCATTTGCATTGGATCACtcacatcatcaagaacaaCAAGGACCCTTGTACGGCTGAGTCTTTCTCGAACAAAAGTTGATCCTATGGGTAGATCTTTTTCCCTTAATATCTCACTAAGAAGTGTATTTTGCAAGCGGTCTAGTCCATTTGTTTGTCCTGATATCTCTCTAACATTTTTAAGAAAACAACAAGCTTCAAACTTAGAAGAGAGCCTGCGAAATACAGCCTCGGCGAGAGTGGTCTTGCCAATACCACCCATGCCCCAAATGCCTACAGTGCAAACATCTACTGTATCATTCACGCATAATAACAATTCAATTTGTTCAATGTGGGTTTTAATTCCAACCAGGCCTTTTAAATAACATGACGATTCGCGAATCAATATGTTCCAAATAGTGTCGACAACTTTCTTAACTAAGTCAGCCTCCGTCCTGGCATATAGAATTATGAAGGACAAACAATTGTTTATAAGTACAAACTTCCTTAATGAATCTAGTATGAATAGAAAAACTTTTGAGTACATGCGGAAATTTGTATTATTAAGTTAGGGAGTTAGTTACCCTGTTTTGCTGGAATGATCAAATCCAGATATACCGGATGCTTCTTTCAAAGCGGCCCTCCAGTTGTGCACCTTGTCATTCCTGTTCTTGAAACGTTTCTCAAGTTGAGAAAATGCATCTGCATAACTCCCCTGTTGTTTTCGTACATCTGATGGGTTGATGTCGTAAAAAATAGGTATAACCATATGCCCATATTTTTCCTTGCGCTTCAGCATATGTACCAGTTCATCCAAACACCAAGAGGAAGAAGCATAGTTTTGTGAGAAAATGACTACTGAAACAGTAGATTTCTCGATTGCTTCTAGAAGGGCAGGTCTGATGTCGGCTCCTCTATTAAGTCTGTAATCTATGTATGTTTCGATTTTCTTCTGAAGTAAGGCCTCATGAAGATGGCTGGTGACACCAAGGCGGGTGTCCTCACCTCTGAAACTAACAAAGACATCGTACTTTTCACGAGGAAGGGGAAtatcaccatcatcatcatcatgatCGGTAGCAGCAGAAGAATCCCGAGAAGAAAATGTTAATGATCTGCACCACATGTACAGCAGAGTCATGATGGTGATGAAAACTTGACAGAATCCGATGAACTCCATCTCTACTGTATCTAACACTGAAAATCAAGCAAATGAAGCGAGTAATTGGTTATAGATAGACGAAAGAACATCTGATATTTGAGATGAACGGGATAGAATAGAACTAGAGCAGATTTTACTTCACCAATTGTAGTAGTTGACTTGAGTTGACATTGACTATTTGCACAAATTGGTTACAAACACGTACTCCAGAAAATTCAACAGACATGAAAATATAGAATGTAGAAGGGAAGTTGCCCAAACCCTTCCTCTGAAGAAAATATACATTCAAACTTTGAAAGAATTCACGCCATTCAAATGGAATCCTTATCAAGTTGTCTGATTAATATCAATATCCATGGGACCCAGAAGATACAAAAATGGTGCAacatcttctcctcctcctaTCAGATGTACCCAGAACCCTCATACATGGACCATGACCAGTTCAACTGCTTGCAGAAGTCTCACACCTCCTCTCCTCCTAGTCTTCGTCAAAGTTGGAGAAGTAAAAGGTCCTCACTTCTGCCAAGTTGCccctttgagagagagagaaagtgagagt
Encoded proteins:
- the LOC126584355 gene encoding amino acid transporter AVT3B-like, with amino-acid sequence MGEKPFEVMRVKRVEVDDDIGNRVAVYSFEGVGMVLPLESEAKDKDKFGKVLAWTMTFISLMYGSFGALGYFAFGDQTKDMITANYGAGLISTLVKLGLVVNLFFTLPIMMNPVYEIVERRFWGGRYCLWMRWVLVLAVILVALLVHNFADFMSLVRSCKIPHRPGE
- the LOC126585657 gene encoding disease resistance protein RPV1-like, with product MLDTVEMEFIGFCQVFITIMTLLYMWCRSLTFSSRDSSAATDHDDDDGDIPLPREKYDVFVSFRGEDTRLGVTSHLHEALLQKKIETYIDYRLNRGADIRPALLEAIEKSTVSVVIFSQNYASSSWCLDELVHMLKRKEKYGHMVIPIFYDINPSDVRKQQGSYADAFSQLEKRFKNRNDKVHNWRAALKEASGISGFDHSSKTGTEADLVKKVVDTIWNILIRESSCYLKGLVGIKTHIEQIELLLCVNDTVDVCTVGIWGMGGIGKTTLAEAVFRRLSSKFEACCFLKNVREISGQTNGLDRLQNTLLSEILREKDLPIGSTFVRERLSRTRVLVVLDDVSDPMQMEHLAGDHLRYGTGSRIIITSRDRNTLKQTVEDDKIYEIEGLKPDEALQLFHLNAFKNSTPTTDYTKLSLMVVDYAGGNPLALKTMGSSFHGKSKEEWEDELKKLKQFPSEKIHKVLRRSYDELEKNEKEIFLDIACFHKGKRMDDVKKMFDIRGFSIASGTRVLIDMSLISIVSTWRKIEMHDLLQEMGRAIVLEQCIEEPGKRSRLFSAEDVYHVLRNNTGTASVQAIFFNGSEFEELELNDADFRSMSKLILLSVDFSKTGNSCKLKVSLHLPNSLRYLYWRGYPLKSLPLKFSPENLVELHMPNSHVQQLWKDDKNLMNLKVINLCYSEDLTEVPNLSRSPKLEHINLLDCESLVKIPSYFEYLDKLTYLNLGCCMRLEHLPEMPGNIEFLSLTGTGITELPSSVWSNEKISRLNIGYCRKLKKLPSCRCKLKVSGTFNLKHCFSLGEFSELPRDISVLDLTGTTIEVLPVSSLEHLFSLTTIQLKDCKMLVTLPTGICTLKSLKELDLTGCSKFNNFPEIVEPMEQLEFLSLEGTSIKELHSSIEFLYVLKKLRLKGCEKLICLPTSICKLKSLEGLDLTGCSAFYEFPEILELMQDLEFLCLEGTLVKELPSSIKCLIGLETLDLRLCKNFEFFPNSIYSLTKLRTLSFFSCWKLETLLPATVLVSLLSLEVLDLSYSGISEIPSGLICLTSLRDLDLSGTKIKNIPASIKQASQLSRLCLIMCNRLESLPELPVICCLEADGCTSLKTVLSSRAALVQCWDKYELFPGVLKFSNCRALDRNAKSNIMADAQLRILRVATASSMFIEEDNEKYPYRRPLVTIVCPGRQIPVWFSYQNGGSSVNIELPPDWFRAGFLGFAFSVVVAYGQYPLLRLGVKFTLKNNDGESQEISRHFIFPCGYGERHDYIFNPYHMYVWYNAFKLDKEAKLSNDFYKLVTEASVHFSCPRNCPDQLLSYVKVEKCGICLLYADDAEKLK